From Triticum aestivum cultivar Chinese Spring chromosome 4A, IWGSC CS RefSeq v2.1, whole genome shotgun sequence, a single genomic window includes:
- the LOC123088182 gene encoding uncharacterized protein yields MLLLPSLLLPLSHSGHGDWRWLISGTARRSRRPEKSPVRVCALIMDACDKLNVRFNFGGQFVRIGPTLDYVGGDDAMSEIERDKLSLPEIKGFLGDHIPFKESMKLYFLIPGKKLVDGLLFLCDDAGCMKMSEYITDGGVAEVYVEYFGEQDDQSASDSGSDFENEMGNELDGGSDTEPDAVITAEEDVQIISGNPSSLTAKESVLVPNDSGVITQVISSPTKHNFRMKQRTKSAHVEIQSLQIEAQSSQDQLHTSQVINPGTHSDNAADQHTYEHESDDSGSAISDSEEDDSDYVAGSDESGLEEEYVELREQARAFKKRIRDSKRWAKRNPSGAVPIDLVANVEEVVGEDHFDSDDEDYSYDEDSDHEGEFVRRKTKFPRYNPKVDIPLFCLGMVFRSKDQMRKALIKYGLLTFRSINFMKSEEGRIRAKCGWPGCPWTIYGAYTSRCSRFQVITYEDQHECAPNRDNHLVTAKVIARRYEHILRANPTWKIDSIKATVLKDFFADVSTSKCKAAKKIVSEKLLAGLKDEYTKVFDYQLELLRSNPGSTILVGLDPEYMDQNIFQSFYVCFSAMKQGFKACRRVIGLDGCFFKGACQGELLCAIGRDANNQMYPVAWAVVEKETTETWEWFIGLLIKDLDINDQGEGWVFISDQQKGLISAMQDYLPKAQHRMCARHIYANWKKKFREHALQKKFWAIAKAANREDFMYRKAKLAQDTPEGARDIMRTEPKHWARAFFPVGSLCDSVDNNLCESFNNAIVEARFYPIISMLEKIRHKMTLRVQENRSKSEKWTSSDICPNIFKKLKVAIKMTQFCDVLWNGKEGFEVKHVSGRGRSYTVNLDKWTCSCGYFQLAGLPCCHAISAIYKSGRNIADFIHKCYSVEQFKKIYEHCLDPVEGQERWPVSDKPRPQAPGYVSMPGRPRKNDRKREEGEAPKGKKMSKHGTKITCSMCGHKGHNKTGCNKNPEKGKKKNAFLKKTGRKMKSSEQANTDAQIRASQQAKSGGEVQAQARISGGKRKATNKQNVQAKKKSKK; encoded by the exons ATGCTTCTCCTCCCGTCCCTTCTCCTTCCCCTTTCTCACAGCGGCCATGGCGATTGGCGGTGGTTGATCTCAGGGACGGCAAGACGATCACGGCGGCCGGAGAAATCTCCT GTTAGGGTTTGTGCTCTCATCATGGATGCTTGCGACAAACTGAATGTGCGGTTTAATTTCGGTGGGCAATTTGTTCGAATTGGACCTACTTTAGACTATGTTGGTGGAGATGATGCAATGTCAGAGATTGAAAGGGATAAATTATCTTTGCCAGAGATCAAAGGATTTCTTGGTGATCACATACCTTTCAAAGAAAGTATGAAGCTTTACTTCCTGATCCCTGGTAAAAAACTAGTGGATGGCCTATTATTTTTGTGTGATGATGCTGGCTGTATGAAGATGTCTGAATACATAACTGATGGAGGAGTGGCTGAGGTCTATGTGGAGTACTTTGGGGAGCAAGATGATCAAAGTGCAAGTGACAGTGGTAGTGATTTTGAAAATGAGATGGGCAATGAGTTAGATGGAGGGAGTGATACAGAACCAGATGCAGTCATAACTGCAGAGGAAGATGTTCAGATAATTAGTGGAAATCCATCATCATTGACTGCAAAAGAAAGTGTGCTTGTACCAAATGATAGTGGTGTTATAACCCAGGTTATTAGCAGCCCTACAAAGCACAATTTCAGAATGAAACAGAGGACTAAAAGTGCACATGTTGAGATACAGAGTTTACAAATTGAGGCACAAAGTTCTCAGGATCAGCTACATACCTCTCAGGTCATTAATCCAGGAACACATAGTGATAATGCAGCAGACCAACATACATATGAACATGAGAGTGATGACAGTGGCTCTGCTATTTCAGACAGTGAGGAAGATGATAGTGATTATGTGGCAGGAAGTGATGAGAGTGGACTGGAAGAGGAATATGTTGAGCTAAGGGAACAAGCAAGGGCTTTTAAGAAGAGAATTAGAGACTCAAAGAGATGGGCTAAGAGAAATCCATCTGGTGCCGTTCCAATAGATCTAGTGGCTAATGTGGAAGAAGTGGTAGGAGAAGACCACTTCGACTCAGATGACGAAGATTACTCATACGATGAGGACAGTGATCATGAAGGAGAATTTGTTAGGAGGAAGACTAAGTTCCCAAGGTATAACCCTAAGGTAGATATTCCACTATTCTGCTTAGGAATGGTTTTCAGGAGCAAGGATCAGATGAGAAAGGCACTAATAAAATATGGACTCCTGACATTTAGAAGTATAAACTTCATGAAGTCAGAAGAAGGGAGGATTAGGGCTAAATGTGGATGGCCTGGATGTCCCTGGACTATATATGGTGCTTATACTAGCAGGTGTTCTAGATTCCAGGTGATCACATATGAAGATCAACATGAGTGTGCACCTAACAGAGACAATCATCTTGTCACTGCAAAAGTTATTGCTAGGAGATATGAGCATATCTTAAGAGCGAACCCCACATGGAAAATTGATAGCATTAAAGCCACTGTTTTGAAAGATTTCTTTGCTGATGTATCAACTTCAAAGTGCAAGGCTGCTAAGAAGATAGTGTCAGAGAAGCTACTTGCTGGACTGAAAGATGAGTACACCAAGGTGTTTGATTACCAGCTTGAACTACTTAGGAGCAATCCTGGGAGCACAATCCTTGTTGGCTTGGACCCTGAATACATGGATCAAAATATCTTCCAAAGCTTTTATGTGTGCTTTAGTGCTATGAAACAGGGTTTTAAAGCATGCAGAAGAGTTATTGGGCTTGATGGTTGTTTTTTCAAAGGAGCATGTCAAGGTGAGTTGCTATGTGCTATTGGTAGAGATGCTAATAATCAAATGTATCCAGTAGCTTGGGCAGTAGTGGAGAAAGAAACAACCGAAACTTGGGAGTGGTTTATTGGCCTGTTGATAAAGGACTTGGATATTAATGATCAAGGTGAAGGATGGGTGTTCATATCAGATCAGCAGAAG GGCTTGATCAGTGCAATGCAAGACTACTTGCCAAAGGCACAACATAGAATGTGTGCTAGACACATCTATGCTAACTGGAAAAAAAAGTTTAGAGAGCATGCTCTGCAAAAGAAATTTTGGGCAATTGCCAAGGCTGCAAACAGAGAAGATTTCATGTATAGGAAGGCCAAGTTAGCTCAAGATACACCTGAAGGTGCAAGGGACATAATGAGGACAGAGCCTAAGCATTGGGCAAGAGCATTCTTTCCTGTTGGGTCCCTTTGTGACTCAGTCGATAACAATCTATGTGAGTCCTTCAACAATGCTATAGTTGAGGCCAGATTCTATCCTATCATCTCTATGCTAGAGAAGATTAGACACAAGATGACACTTAGAGTCCAAGAAAATAGGAGCAAAAGTGAAAAGTGGACATCTAGTGATATATGCCCAAACATTTTCAAGAAGCTTAAGGTGGCCATCAAAATGACTCAGTTCTGTGATGTGCTCTGGAATGGCAAGGAAGGGTTTGAGGTGAAACATGTCAGTGGCAGAGGAAGGAGCTATACAGTGAACTTGGACAAATGGACTTGCTCTTGTGGTTACTTTCAGCTGGCAGGGCTGCCTTGCTGCCATGCCATCAGTGCCATATACAAGAGTGGAAGAAACATAGCTGATTTCATTCACAAGTGCTATTCAGTTGAGCAATTTAAGAAGATATATGAGCACTGCTTGGATCCAGTAGAAGGACAGGAGAGATGGCCTGTCTCAGACAAACCTAGACCACAAGCACCTGGGTATGTGAGTATGCCAGGTAGGCCTAGGAAGAATGACAGGAAGAGGGAAGAGGGAGAAGCACCTAAAGGAAAGAAAATGTCAAAGCATGGCACTAAAATTACTTGCAGCATGTGTGGCCACAAGGGCCACAACAAGACAGGCTGCAACAAGAATCCTgaaaaggggaagaagaagaatgcCTTCCTGAAGAAAACAGGCAGGAAAATGAAGTCATCTGAG CAAGCAAACACTGATGCTCAGATCAGAGCAAGCCAGCAGGCTAAGAGCGGAGGAGAAGTTCAAGCACaagcaagaataagtggagggaagAGGAAGGCTACAAACAAACAGAATGTGCAAGCCAAGAAAAAATCAAAgaaatga